One Oryza glaberrima chromosome 11, OglaRS2, whole genome shotgun sequence genomic region harbors:
- the LOC127755863 gene encoding replication protein A 70 kDa DNA-binding subunit A-like — protein MKPIEQRMLGKNTSRERVCNMREIELLLLEGEKVKITLWGDILANMVDDDLLGKQTVFIATGLLVKEYEKLLSFGVTSSTEVFLDMEIPASMEILSRHNAEKVLPTMIEVDASTQGTIEEQMFYNRKTLKEITELRYSNIQQKEFICTVKAKIEEIKSRNWWYMSCDKCFCGTRKESNVYICNSCGKEAVNPKPRYVINLEISDHTTRTTCTIFNEEAERIFEWTN, from the exons AGGAAAAAACACAAGCAGGGAGAGGGTTTGCAACATGCGTGAAATTGAACTCCTTTTATTAGA GggagaaaaagttaaaattacTCTATGGGGAGATATTTTAGCAAATATGGTTGACGACGATTTGCTTGGGAAGCAAACTGTGTTCATCGCCACTGGACTTCTGGTTAAAGAATATGAAA AATTATTATCATTTGGAGTAACAAGTTCGACAGAAGTTTTTTTGGATATGGAAATTCCTGCAAGCATGGAAATATTGAGCAG GCATAATGCTGAAAAGGTTTTGCCCACAATGATTGAAGTGGACGCAAGCACTCAAGGAACCATTGAAGAGCAAATGTTCTACAATAGAAAGACATTGAAAGAAATAACAGAATTGCGATATAGTAATATACAACAGAAG gAATTTATATGCACAGTCAAAGCTAAAATTGAGGAGATTAAATCAAGAAATTGGTGGTATATGTCTTGCGATAAGTGCTTTTGTGGAACAAGAAAGGAATCAAATGTATACATTTGCAATTCATGCGGAAAGGAAGCAGTGAACCCAAAACCACG GTATGTAATAAACCTTGAGATAAGTGACCACACTACTAGGACGACATGTACAATATTTAATGAGGAAGCAGAAAGAATATTTG AATGGACAAATTGA
- the LOC127755340 gene encoding uncharacterized protein LOC127755340, translating to MIPDTIRQICGRILIFRFKLTKRNLEECKEDYKVNYTFTPNEKLEMNYVNDKAEESMLKYNGDYGFTDLQKSENEFGQHNFQVKEERKNESSDDYEKNNHRKTKKERSNMRSTKRSKKEPYITDSDGKTNEKAITIDDDSEESLDDYFDEEYNKKVTQESTKTNPSKRRVTRRFKIANKSMLKCNDDYGFTDLQKSEDEFGQHNFQVKEEPKNESSDDYEMNNHRKTKKERSDMRSTKRSNKEPYITDFDGKTNEKAITIDDDCEESLDDYFDEEYNEKVTQESTKTNPSKRRVTRRFKTSNKAKKGKCSEMKTQRNKEPYTTDCEKIANDKPISLDDDFDEEYNKNMVMADTSTSKRKVRGKGCGKKSTNMGTCTKSAIENTIQDDEVHDGKIASGTAKRPSRKFIISDSEDEHSSNTKVTGDSTSCNSSKEDINKGRCNYNIENIKVDMNEQSSRCRSTRIRRPPTRYSY from the exons ATGATTCCTGATACAATACGTCAAATATGTGGAAGAATATTGATATTCAGATTCAAGTTGACTAAAAGGAATTTAGAAGAGTGTAAGGAAGACTACAAAGTGAATTACACTTTTACACCTAATGAAAAGCTTGAGATGAATTATGTAAATGACAAGGCAGAAGAG TCAATGTTGAAGTACAATGGTGATTATGGCTTCACTGATTTGCAAAAATCAGAAAATGAG TTTGGGCAGCACAATTTTCAGGTAAAAGAAGAGCGAAAAAATGAAAGTAGTGATGATTATGAAAAGAACAATCATcgcaaaacaaagaaagagagATCAAACATGAGATCTACAAAAAGATCAAAGAAG GAACCATACATTACCGATTCTGATGGGAAAACAAATGAAAAGGCAATCACAATCGATGATGATTCCGAAGAATCACTTGATGATTATTTTGATGAAGAATACAATAAAAAGGTTACCCAGGAGAGTACAAAGACAAATCCTTCTAAAAGAAGAGTTACAAGACGCTTTAAAATAGCTAACAAG TCAATGTTGAAGTGCAATGATGATTATGGCTTCACTGATTTGCAAAAATCAGAAGATGAG TTTGGGCAGCACAATTTTCAGGTAAAAGAAGAGCCAAAAAATGAAAGTAGTGATGATTATGAAATGAACAATCATcgcaaaacaaagaaagagagATCAGACATGAGATCTACAAAAAGATCAAACAAG GAACCATACATTACTGATTTTGATGGGAAAACAAATGAAAAGGCAATTACAattgatgatgattgtgaagaATCACTTGATGATTATTTTGATGAAGAATACAATGAAAAGGTTACACAGGAGAGTACAAAGACGAATCCTTCTAAAAGAAGAGTTACAAGACGTTTTAAAACATCTAACAAG GCTAAGAAAGGAAAATGTTCTGAAATGAAAACTCAGAGAAATAAG GAACCATATACTACTGATTGTGAGAAGATAGCAAATGACAAACCAATTTCGCTTGATGATGATTTTGATGaagaatataataaaaatatggtcATGGCGGACACCAGTACTTCTAAAAGAAAA GTAAGGGGAAAAGGTTGTGGAAAGAAGAGTACAAATATGGGAACTTGCACAAAAAGTGCAATTGAAAATACAATTCAAGATGATGAA GTGCATGACGGAAAAATTGCTTCAGGAACTGCTAAAAGACCATCAAGGAAATTTATAATTTCAGATAGTGAG gatgAGCACAGCAGTAATACAAAGGTGACTGGGGACAGCACCAGCTGTAATAGTAGTAAGGAAGATATAAACAAAGGTCGATGCAATTATAATATTGAGAACATTAAAGTTGACATGAATGAGCAGTCCAGTCGATGCAGATCAACAAGGATTAGAAGACCACCCACCCGATACTCATATTAG